Proteins from a single region of Crassaminicella profunda:
- the ispD gene encoding 2-C-methyl-D-erythritol 4-phosphate cytidylyltransferase, which yields MKILRKERFVSVIVAAAGQGKRMNSEVNKQYLNLGHKPVLAHTIEAFDKCFGIDEIIVVIHPDEVEYCKENVINFFGFKKVSKVIAGGAERQGSIFNGLKVVDKRCDLVVIHDGARPFIKEETILYSIDEAIKFEAIGVGVPVKDTIKVVDEEKNIKNTPDRKTLWAIQTPQIFDYKLVLKAHEKAIEDRYLGTDDTVLVERLGKKVKIVMGSYDNIKITTPEDLYIGEAILKNRK from the coding sequence GTGAAAATTTTGAGAAAAGAAAGATTTGTTTCAGTGATTGTTGCAGCAGCAGGACAAGGAAAAAGAATGAATAGTGAGGTAAATAAGCAATATTTGAATCTTGGCCATAAACCTGTATTGGCCCATACGATTGAGGCTTTTGATAAATGTTTTGGGATAGATGAAATAATCGTTGTAATCCATCCTGATGAGGTTGAATATTGTAAAGAAAATGTTATCAATTTTTTTGGATTTAAAAAAGTATCAAAAGTTATAGCTGGAGGAGCTGAGCGTCAAGGGTCCATATTTAATGGACTAAAGGTGGTAGATAAAAGATGTGATCTTGTAGTAATCCATGATGGAGCAAGACCTTTTATAAAAGAAGAAACTATTCTATATAGTATAGATGAAGCTATAAAATTTGAAGCAATAGGGGTAGGTGTACCTGTAAAGGATACAATCAAAGTAGTTGATGAAGAAAAAAATATTAAAAATACACCAGATAGAAAGACTCTTTGGGCCATACAAACGCCTCAAATCTTTGATTATAAGTTAGTGTTAAAAGCCCATGAAAAAGCTATAGAAGATAGATACCTAGGTACGGATGATACAGTGTTAGTTGAAAGACTTGGTAAAAAAGTAAAAATAGTAATGGGTAGTTATGACAATATAAAAATAACTACACCAGAAGATTTATATATAGGAGAAGCTATTTTAAAGAATAGAAAATAG
- a CDS encoding PIN/TRAM domain-containing protein, translating to MFNKIVRGALTLAGASVGYAVAMLLIKLAKIQGIVQIPEITPIMVMTASIIGAVTGGIIFFTITPWLMEKGLSSANWVEGELQKIPTMDMVIGAVGLIIGLVIAYLISSLLMGISIPLVGPILSIMLYIFLGYLGVSLASKKREDLGNISMLFKKNIASKEKVETKKENSSSIPKVLDTSVIIDGRIADLSQTGFMEGPLVIPEFVLKELRHIADSSDSLKRARGRRGLDILNRIQKELPIEVKITDKDFEEVGEVDIKLLRLAQFLGGKVVTNDYNLNKVAELQGVPVLNINELANALKPVVLPGEEMVVQVIKEGKESGQGVAYLDDGTMIVVEGGRKHIGETMGVLVTSVLQTAAGRMIFAKPKMLVDKSA from the coding sequence ATGTTTAACAAAATTGTAAGAGGAGCATTAACGTTAGCAGGTGCTTCCGTGGGATATGCAGTAGCCATGCTTTTAATAAAACTGGCTAAAATTCAGGGAATTGTGCAGATTCCAGAAATTACACCTATTATGGTAATGACTGCTAGTATCATCGGTGCGGTTACAGGTGGAATTATATTTTTTACTATTACTCCTTGGTTGATGGAAAAAGGTTTAAGTTCAGCAAATTGGGTAGAGGGAGAGCTTCAAAAGATTCCTACTATGGATATGGTTATTGGAGCAGTAGGATTAATCATTGGGCTAGTGATTGCTTATTTGATTAGTAGTTTATTGATGGGTATATCTATTCCATTAGTTGGACCGATTTTATCTATTATGCTTTACATATTCTTAGGATATTTAGGTGTAAGCCTTGCAAGCAAGAAAAGAGAAGATTTAGGAAATATATCTATGCTGTTTAAAAAGAATATAGCATCTAAGGAAAAGGTAGAAACAAAAAAAGAGAATAGTAGTAGTATACCTAAAGTATTGGATACCAGTGTGATTATTGATGGAAGAATTGCAGATCTATCTCAAACTGGTTTTATGGAAGGACCTCTTGTTATCCCAGAGTTTGTTCTTAAAGAATTAAGACATATTGCAGATTCGTCGGATAGTTTAAAAAGAGCAAGAGGTAGAAGAGGCTTAGATATTTTAAATCGTATCCAAAAGGAGCTACCTATAGAAGTGAAAATTACAGATAAGGATTTTGAAGAGGTAGGAGAAGTAGATATAAAACTACTAAGACTTGCTCAATTCTTGGGAGGAAAAGTTGTAACCAATGATTATAATTTGAATAAAGTAGCTGAACTACAAGGAGTACCAGTTCTTAATATTAATGAACTTGCTAACGCATTAAAACCAGTAGTTCTACCTGGAGAGGAAATGGTCGTGCAAGTGATCAAAGAAGGAAAAGAATCGGGGCAAGGTGTAGCGTACTTAGATGATGGAACAATGATTGTAGTAGAAGGTGGAAGAAAACATATAGGAGAGACTATGGGTGTACTTGTCACCAGTGTATTACAAACTGCTGCAGGAAGAATGATCTTTGCAAAACCTAAAATGTTGGTTGATAAATCAGCATAA
- a CDS encoding CarD family transcriptional regulator, whose protein sequence is MFNIGDRVVYPMHGAGIIEAIEEKEILGKKRKYYIMKMPLGEMKVMIPLDNVEDIGLREIISLKEVDQVVAVLNDDISKMPKNWNRRYRANMDKIKSGDIYEVAMVVRNLTLRDREKGLSTGERKMLANAKQILISEIVLARGIEEKVAEDIIDTAIQ, encoded by the coding sequence ATGTTCAATATCGGTGATAGAGTTGTGTATCCTATGCATGGTGCGGGGATTATTGAAGCGATAGAAGAAAAAGAGATATTGGGGAAGAAGCGGAAATATTATATTATGAAGATGCCTCTAGGAGAAATGAAAGTAATGATTCCTCTTGATAACGTAGAAGATATAGGATTAAGAGAAATTATATCCTTAAAGGAAGTAGACCAAGTAGTGGCTGTATTGAATGATGATATTTCTAAGATGCCTAAAAATTGGAATAGACGATATAGAGCAAATATGGATAAGATTAAAAGTGGAGATATCTATGAAGTTGCTATGGTAGTAAGAAATTTAACCCTTAGAGACAGAGAAAAAGGACTATCAACAGGAGAAAGAAAAATGCTAGCGAATGCAAAACAAATCCTCATAAGTGAAATCGTACTGGCTAGAGGCATAGAAGAAAAGGTTGCTGAAGACATAATTGATACAGCTATTCAATAA